The DNA sequence AGCGGCGCCAAGGCAGGCGCCAATCAGTGGCGCAATAATCGGTACAATAAAATAGGGAATGTCCCTCCCGCCGGTCATCGCGATATCCCCCCAGCCCGCCATCCACGTAAACAGTTTAGGTCCAAAATCACGCGCCGGATTCATCGCAAAGCCAGTAAGCGGCCCGGTTGATGCGCCAATCACCGCCACCAGCAGGCCAATCAGCAGCGGGGCCAGCGGCCCTTTTGGCACGCCGTTGCCATCGTCGGTCAGCGCCATAATCATCCCCATCAACATGGAGGTAATAACCACTTCGACTAACGCTGCATGCCAGATACTCAGCGACGCCGCCGGGTAGGTACTGAAAATGCCCGCCAGCTGCAGACTTTCTACGCTGCCGCGTACGATATGGTGTGCGGCTTCATACCCGGTAAACATCGTGCTGTACAGAACATAGGCCAGCACCGCGCCGCTAAAAGCGCCAGCAACCTGCGCAACAATATAGGGGAACACTTTTCGCCCGGGAAAGCAGGCAAACAGCCATAAAGCGACGGTCACCGCTGGATTCAGATGCCCGCCGGATATTCCCGAAGTCAGATACACGGCCAGTGAAATCCCCAGCCCCCAGATGATGCAAATCTCCCACAGTCCGAGGTTTGCGCCCGCCACCGTCAACGCGCTCAGGCAACCGATGCCGAAAAACAAAAACAGCCCGGTGCCCAGAAACTCGGCAGTGCATTGCGCTTTTAACGAATCATTCATTGTGACACCTTCTTAGCAGAGTTCGTGTCCAGGCCAGCCAACATCCCGCTGGCAGTAGATTTACAACTCCCATCACTATATGAACTCCCTTCCGCAAATTGTTGGCAACCTGCTGACGGCATCTCCGGAAAATTCGGGCATCAATAACAAAATATTGTCATTTAATAAGCCGAAATGGCTTTACTCACGTGCGGATCTTGCAATTATCCGGCCCCTCTGGGATGCAAAAATATTGCTAAAACCAACTCATCGTTTTCCAACAAACATCACAAATTAGCTTTTCGCACATAGCAGATAAAATTAAATCCGTCATGATGAAATTTGTAAAAATGGAATATACAAAACAAGATAATCACATCCATTAAAATAAAAATAATCATTAAAATCAAAATATTAAATTAAAAAATGACAATTTTATATTATTGATAACCCACTATTTTTTTACCATCAAATCTAAGTCAGCCATTCTTTTTCCTCGCATCTTCTTATAGTCCCAACTATCGGAACACTCCATGCGAGGTCTTTATGCAACAAGAAGCACTAGGAATGGTAGAAACCAAAGGCTTAACCGCAGCCATAGAGGCCGCTGATGCAATGGTTAAGTCAGCCAATGTGATGTTAGTGGGCTATGAAAAGATTGGCTCCGGGC is a window from the Klebsiella oxytoca genome containing:
- the pduF gene encoding propanediol diffusion facilitator PduF; protein product: MNDSLKAQCTAEFLGTGLFLFFGIGCLSALTVAGANLGLWEICIIWGLGISLAVYLTSGISGGHLNPAVTVALWLFACFPGRKVFPYIVAQVAGAFSGAVLAYVLYSTMFTGYEAAHHIVRGSVESLQLAGIFSTYPAASLSIWHAALVEVVITSMLMGMIMALTDDGNGVPKGPLAPLLIGLLVAVIGASTGPLTGFAMNPARDFGPKLFTWMAGWGDIAMTGGRDIPYFIVPIIAPLIGACLGAAIYRYLIGNNLPCNTCKLED